The nucleotide sequence TCTATCCTATTTCTGCAAAATTTTTGACAACGGCCTGCTCCAGCTCCACAAGAGCGTCATTCAGATTGTCCTGCATTTTTCCTCCCAAAAGACGCAGCAGGCCTTCCACCTGTTTCATCGCTGCATCCATGTTGTTGAATCCCGCATCACTGAACTCCACCCTCCCCCCGGCGTTCAGGAACAGATGTGCAACGTCCGAAAATTTTTTTGGCCTGTTCACAACCTCCGCTGCCATCTCCGGCGTCAGAGGATCGAACAGCAGGTCGTATATTCCCAGCGCCAATGCATACTTGATGTACTCTTCGTCGTGCACCCACAGTATAACACGTTTGTCCTGTTTTCGCAGGGAAAACAGAAAGTCCTTGAACGGCATTCCGACGTCCACAACTGTCGACATTACAACGGTATCGGCATCCTTCTCCTGAAGCAGGTACTCGCTGTAGTATGCAGTGCGGGAGTCCGGCAGAATACTGTTGAGCTTTATGTCGAATTCCTGCACGCCTGTATATATGAGTATCATCGTTCTCCATCTCCCTCTGCTTTTTTAATGTTGTCTTCTTCCCACAGAGTTATTTCCACCCTTTCGTCCTCCGATGACGCACAGGGCATACGCTTTGTTTCGAGGTGAACAATTTGCCTGTCGTCTATATATGCAATCCCGTTTAAAGAATCCGCCACTGCCTTCGCGATATTATCTATGTCAGCGCTACCTTTCATGTATATATCCAGATGCATGCCGACTTTTCCCTTTATCGGCGATTTGATGATGCTTCTCGCAATCCACCCGATGTACTCTTCGTATTCTTTGGTTCTTCTCGGCGTATATATGCGGCCGAATCTTGAAAATCTCGGCCTCCCTTTCGGGACCGGATGTCCTTTGACAACTATTCTGTACATGCTCCCATCCTTTCTGCTACGATTGAATTCAGCCAACAAAAAAGCGGTGCAGAGCCTATTTGGCTCCGTACCGCCATTTATTTCTTTTTTTCTTTATCTTTTGGAGGATACCAAACAGTGTACGGTGCTTTCAAAAAAGATGCCCAGCCCTCGTCGGCTTCATCGTCGGTATCCTGCTGTTTTTTGCTCTGCTGCTGAGTCTGCTGCTGCCTTGACTGTTTTTTCATCCTCCAGCTGATTATCTCTTGTTGTTTTTCCTTGATCTCAATTGCAATGTCCTCTAACAACTCCTTAACCACCCATGCTAATACTATGGAAACATACAATGCCAGCAGCGGATGATGTGCAATATACGATATTGCGCTAAAAAAGTGCGGTAATACCTCAATTTTTATGGCAAGCCATAAGTACTTCAAGCCTGTACTCACATTTCCCACAAATTCTAAAAACACTGGATAATCCAGTACAAGTGTTATACCTGCTATCAGCAGTAGTATACCTCCAAAAATACACACAACCCAAAACAATAGAGCCAAGATCGGTGTGAACATTATCGCTAATGCACTCAAAGTGAACACTGCAATCATTTCACATAAATTCATCAATTTGCTCAGCATATATACAAAAAAAGCTGCAAGGTAGCTGAGGAATTCCTCAAACTTGTTGTTCATAATAACACCACCTCGCAGCATATTATACCATACAGTTAAAACATTTTCTTGAATTTAATTCCCGTGCAGCACCAGCATCGGGTCAATCCAGTTGCCCTTCGTCCAGTCGCCGTTGCTGATGCCTAAATGCAGATGTGGACCGGTGGAACGTCCTTCCGACCCAACTGCGCCTATCACATCGCCTGCTTTCACCATCTCGCCTTTGTGGACAAACATCTTGCTCATATGTCCGTAAAGGT is from Caldanaerobius fijiensis DSM 17918 and encodes:
- a CDS encoding RusA family crossover junction endodeoxyribonuclease; translated protein: MYRIVVKGHPVPKGRPRFSRFGRIYTPRRTKEYEEYIGWIARSIIKSPIKGKVGMHLDIYMKGSADIDNIAKAVADSLNGIAYIDDRQIVHLETKRMPCASSEDERVEITLWEEDNIKKAEGDGER